In Macadamia integrifolia cultivar HAES 741 chromosome 1, SCU_Mint_v3, whole genome shotgun sequence, a single window of DNA contains:
- the LOC122068871 gene encoding putative disease resistance protein RGA3: MVDALVSSVMQQLGTIIQKEVEQEVRLVVGVKNEVQKLSRSFTKIQAVLKDAEERQIKDNSVRLWLQDLKDVAYDIDDVLDEWSTEILKSEIQGARSISLTKKVCPPSNLFSPCCFRFKKIGLRHDIGHRIKEINERVDEIASLQDKFHFIETTASRNEIMIDDDSSRRSLESSSLVDVSKIFGRDEDKNFIISKLVSEGSSTQQEMVSDDQEVSIIIISIVGMAGMGKTTLAQLVFNDDRVKNHFNKRMWVHVSKHFDKMKVAMRIIEEIGGGGGNINASQGGHHDIAWQSVHRQLTSSVEGKHFLLVLDDVWNEDHSLWYPLSLSLKRGSPGSRIIVTTRNENVASMMGTTYIHKLGELSDEGCWAVLKYYAFQESKKEESKQLKEIGMKLANKCKGLPLSAKTLGSLLHFKNSKQDWQYILESDVWKVISNVDQPILPALLLSYNDLPSHLKQCFAYCSIMPINDCFGKLPTIREWIAQGFLGDSLATGRGDLFKVGDECFNSLVIRSFFQKNINYSKGFIEYYGMHDLVHNFAKSLVENECFTFTTKDTIAQESSFSRARHLSLLTEEISMIPSSLYKMKNLRTLIIYGQIPIVSFELFGHLTCLRTLDLGGAYLEELPNEIEKLVHLKYLNLAGARVRELPETLTSLYNLQVLELSACRNLFKLPDGIGRMVNLLNLDLTETLRLSYLPEGFGRLSRLCGLSDFIVGGVKGGGCKLGELKDLNFLKGSLRIKGLGRVEDENEAKMACLVNKHHLRAVHFYFSQSTSLSRVNEDIIDVDEDEDEDEEEVDGKGKTKEEEGEEEEEEEEEEVAIFGGDMLSRRMKDVLESLLPHPNLEKLKIRDYPGAEYPNWMGSNADFMFSSNLIFLELSGCSNCKQLPPILKKLPFLETLVLAKMDKVKSIGVEFFAIDNATESLPKKDSAIGSDNKVDIIFPKLKVFQLDAMWNLKEWDMGVQYGKKFIFMPCLQYLLLIELPKLKSFPPHLTQATSLRKLFIWECPKLTWKPSPSSHLASLDVEELVLKENAGSFSKTFVSNNHMFLPKLKLLCVRKSPYSSLPEGLGQLTSLQILDIRTCSKIKSIPERELQHLTALQELKIMRCRNLKLCFLKEICENWSKISHIPKIFIDGEKIEQVVTSRLTRDGGKRSGQDTIDHILDER, encoded by the exons ATGGTTGATGCTCTTGTTTCCAGTGTCATGCAACAATTGGGCACCATCATCCAGAAGGAGGTTGAACAAGAGGTCCGATTGGTCGTCGGTGTGAAAAACGAAGTCCAAAAGCTGTCCCGTTCTTTCACCAAAATCCAGGCTGTGCTCAAGGATGCTGAAGAGAGGCAAATCAAGGACAATTCAGTGCGGCTTTGGTTACAAGATCTGAAAGACGTAGCCTATGACATTGATGATGTGTTGGATGAGTGGAGCACTGAAATTCTCAAATCTGAAATACAAGGTGCTAGAAGCATCAGTCTGACTAAGAAGGTATGCCCCCCTAGCAACTTGTTTTCTCCTTGCTGCTTTAGATTCAAGAAAATTGGCCTGCGCCATGACATTGGTCATAGGATAAAGGAGATAAATGAAAGGGTAGATGAAATTGCAAGTTTGCAagataaatttcattttattgaaACTACTGCTTCTAGAAATGAAATCATGATAGATGATGATTCAAGTAGGAGGAGTCTAGAAAGTAGCTCCCTTGTTGATGTCTCGAAAATATTTGGTCGAGATGAGGATAAAAATTTCATAATAAGCAAGTTGGTAAGCGAGGGCAGTAGTACTCAACAAGAAATGGTTTCTGATGATCAAGAAGTCTCCATAATAATAATCTCTATCGTTGGCATGGCCGGTATGGGCAAAACTACACTTGCCCAATTGGTCTTCAATGATGATAGGGTGAAAAACCATTTCAACAAGAGAATGTGGGTACATGTGTCTAAACATTTTGATAAAATGAAGGTTGCCATGCGTATTATTGAAGAAATCGGCGGTGGTGGTGGGAACATTAATGCCTCCCAAGGTGGTCATCATGATATTGCATGGCAATCTGTGCATCGTCAACTGACTAGTTCTGTTGAAGGAAAGCATTTCTTACTAGTGTTGGACGATGTGTGGAATGAGGATCATAGTTTGTGGTATCCATTGTCGCTTTCTCTCAAGCGCGGTTCTCCAGGAAGTAGAATTATTGTAACAACTCGCAATGAGAATGTTGCATCCATGATGGGTAccacatatatacataaattaGGAGAATTGTCCGATGAAGGTTGTTGGGCAGTGTTGAAATATTATGCCTTTCAAGAAAGTAAAAAGGAAGAGTCTAAACAATTGAAAGAAATTGGCATGAAACTTGCTAACAAGTGTAAGGGATTGCCTCTTTCGGCAAAGACTTTGGGAAGTCTTTTGcatttcaaaaattcaaaacaagatTGGCAATATATATTGGAAAGTGATGTATGGAAGGTTATATCAAATGTTGATCAACCAATCTTGCCGGCTCTGTTACTAAGCTATAACGATTTGCCCTCTCATTTGAAACAATGCTTTGCATATTGTTCAATCATGCCGATAAATGATTGCTTTGGAAAATTACCTACAATCAGAGAATGGATCGCACAAGGCTTTCTTGGTGATAGCTTGGCAACAGGCCGTGGGGATTTGTTTAAAGTAGGTGATGAGTGCTTTAATAGTTTGGTCATACgctcattttttcaaaaaaacattaACTATTCGAAGGGTTTCATAGAATATTATGGAATGCATGATCTTGTCCACAATTTTGCAAAATCCCTTGTAGAAAATGAATGCTTTACTTTTACAACTAAGGATACTATTGCTCAGGAATCCAGCTTTAGTAGAGCCCGTCATTTATCTCTATTAACAGAAGAGATAAGCATGAttccttcttccctttataAGATGAAGAATTTGCGCACTCTTATAATCTATGGGCAAATTCCTATAGTTTCTTTTGAGTTATTTGGTCACTTAACATGTCTGAGGACACTAGATTTGGGTGGTGCTTACCTTGAAGAGTTACCAAATGAGATAGAGAAATTGGTACATCTAAAATACCTCAACTTGGCCGGGGCAAGGGTTAGAGAACTACCTGAAACACTGACTAGTTTGTACAATTTGCAAGTACTGGAACTGTCCGCATGCAGGAATCTTTTCAAACTACCTGATGGGATTGGGCGAATGGTCAATTTGTTAAATCTTGATTTGACAGAAACTCTTAGACTGAGCTACTTACCAGAAGGATTTGGGAGATTAAGCAGGCTGTGTGGTTTGTCAGACTTCATTGTTGGTGGGGTAAAAGGAGGAGGATGTAAGCTTGGAGAATTAAAAGATCTTAACTTCTTAAAAGGTTCTCTACGTATAAAAGGTTTGGGGAGAGTGGAAGATGAAAATGAGGCTAAGATGGCATGCTTGGTGAATAAGCATCACCTTCGTGCTGTGCATTTCTATTTTAGCCAATCTACTAGTCTTTCACGAGTTAATGAGGATATCATTGAtgtagatgaagatgaagatgaagatgaagaagaagttgatgggaaaggtaaaacaaaagaagaagaaggagaagaagaagaagaagaagaagaagaagaagtagcaATTTTTGGAGGAGATATGTTATCGAGGAGGATGAAGGATGTGCTAGAAAGTCTCCTACCGCACCCAAACCTtgagaaactaaaaattagggACTACCCTGGGGCCGAGTACCCCAATTGGATGGGTAGTAATGCAGACTTCATGTTCTCTTCCAATCTTATTTTCTTGGAACTTTCTGGGTGTAGTAACTGTAAGCAATTGCCTCCAATTCTAAAGAAACTACCATTCCTTGAAACCCTTGTACTTGCTAAAATGGATAAAGTGAAATCCATAGGAGTTGAGTTTTTTGCCATTGACAATGCTACAGAaagtctaccaaaaaaagacaGTGCTATAGGAAGTGACAATAAGGTTGACATTATATTCCCAAAGTTGAAAGTATTTCAGTTGGATGCGATGTGGAATTTGAAAGAGTGGGATATGGGAGTTCAATATGGGAAAAAGTTTATCTTTATGCCGTGTCTCCAGTATCTTCTACTTATTGAATTGCCCAAGTTAAAGTCCTTTCCACCGCACCTTACCCAAGCTACATCCCTGAGGAAGTTGTTCATATGGGAGTGTCCGAAGTTGACTTGGAAGCCATCTCCATCCTCTCATCTTGCTTCTCTGGACGTTGAAGAGTTGGTTTTAAAAGAGAATGCAGGTTCATTTTCAAAAACATTTGTATCAAACAACCACATGTTTCTTCCAAAGCTCAAGTTACTGTGTGTGAGAAAATCACCTTACTCATCGTTACCTGAAGGCTTAGGGCAACTCACATCACTTCAGATTCTGGATATTCGAACCTGTTCTAAGATCAAGTCAATTCCTGAGAGGGAGTTGCAGCATCTCACTGCACtccaagagttgaagatcaTGAGATGTCGTAACTTGAAACTATGCTTCCTAAAGGAGATATGTGAGAATTGGAGCAAGATATCCCACATCCCAAAAATCTTTATTGATGGGGAGAAGATCGAACAAGTGGTAACTTCCAGACTAacaagagatggaggaaaaagaaGTGGACAAGACACAATAGATCATATACTTGATGAAAG ATAA
- the LOC122069706 gene encoding disease resistance protein RPM1-like, producing MDLLPGSLLQEKLQYYLHHTSPLFPEVRKEFEAVKLKLPGIGYMNSRRALKDLEDKVDDIMIFNLRLRSPFLGWLGHHQLPFICSRVHLKKQLMEVRQLGEQIQKIQTDGIPTALDNACKSTQAEEQSSTSFGSSRNYGVRPSAYDVTGGRIKMPIHSDVANRIENLLLNHKDKRFKVIGVLGRKGIGKSRVVTRVYKNENVRKYFDCYAWISNPLSSETESVLREILRQFYFGSPPYILETMDQPTLLSAIDKCLDGKRFLLVLDGVSDIEIWESVVFPAFPFGHQLARTGPILFTSRIVFASNFGHGRIVFTSNLPHRRVFDTVVNQVFVQIHLKAMSQEEEAWTMFCQLVFPETQPTPGTCPTELEEMARGITQKSGGLLSVIQLLAGVLRGDKNRQVWKKRLRQLEELDKSYRDDTVKAILLSYDALDLPVKSCFLYFGIFPKDDEIPLKRVIQLWVAEGLVEETPEKTATEVSMAYLQELIDKELIQPGNLDAKGDLKSCKFDDQVRSVVLDIINGSNKRYSVNATDNGSSGNVVMPSLSLHLLSIQGGDVEDIITSSYKKKAASVRSCIISGMGKLQYSTMRRCLSEFQLLRVLDLDLQGSEIKALPNSLGTLILLVYLRLEGSKLEEIPASALKNLIRLRYLGLRRSGIRELPATLLQLKELHTLDVRETKVRRLPCCMSQLLSYNLRHIHLCSSFRREVVEMPLGKLTEQPPLQLQTLAGVRATTSLIEELGRWTQLRKLSMGRVAEADSEKLCASIDRMNFLRSLSIKCGKKGTLHMGFLAHSSTKLDTLRIGGSVVALDSAMKCFPFLCRLFLWDNLLPYDPLPMLQDLCNLTVLSLTNTFLGNEINCDTGFPGLKRLSIFQLRNLKHWQINGGMEKLEFLSFGHCPDLKMPPQGLGNLPSLQLVMVAGMDEDFNEKMERIGNDSKDRFKVRHIPLFKHDFGATEQEPGTKNEEVSEDAGSRGSLPTSYLEIHDSSNSKSNEESLPPASAS from the exons ATGGATTTGCTCCCAGGCAGTCTCTTACAGGAGAAGTTGCAGTATTACCTACACCACACCAGTCCACTTTTCCCTGAAGTCCGCAAGGAATTTGAGGCAGTGAAACTCAAGCTCCCAGGTATCGGGTACATGAACTCGAGACGAGCACTAAAAGATTTGGAAGATAAGGTCGATGATATTATGATATTCAACCTGAGACTGAGGTCACCATTTTTGGGGTGGTTAGGTCATCATCAGCTTCCCTTTATATGCTCACGAGTCCATTTAAAGAAGCAGTTGATGGAAGTGCGTCAGTTAGGCGaacaaatccaaaaaattcaAACAGACGGCATTCCAACTGCTCTTGATAATGCCTGTAAGAGTACTCAAGCCGAAGAACAGAGCTCAACCTCGTTTGGTAGTTCTAGAAATTATGGAGTAAGGCCATCAGCGTATGATGTGACTGGGGGGAGAATCAAAATGCCTATCCACTCCGACGTTGCGAATAGGATTGAGAATTTGTTGCTGAATCATAAAGACAAAAGATTCAAAGTGATTGGCGTGTTAGGGAGAAAGGGTATTGGGAAGAGCAGAGTGGTTACCCGTGTCTACAAGAATGAGAATGTAAGGAAATATTTCGACTGTTATGCATGGATTTCAAACCCTTTGTCTTCAGAAACTGAAAGTGTCCTTCGGGAGATTTTACGCCAATTCTATTTTGGATCCCCTCCCTACATATTGGAGACGATGGATCAACCAACCTTACTATCCGCAATAGATAAATGCTTGGATGGGAAGCGGTTCCTGTTGGTTCTGGATGGTGTTTCAGACATCGAAATTTGGGAGAGCGTTGTATTCCCTGCTTTCCCATTTGGTCATCAACTAGCTCGAACGGGACCAATCCTCTTCACAAGCAGGATCGTTTTCGCAAGTAATTTCGGCCATGGTAGGATCGTTTTCACAAGTAATTTACCACATCGTAGGGTCTTTGACACCGTGGTTAACCAAGTCTTTGTCCAAATCCACCTCAAGGCCATGTCACAAGAGGAAGAAGCATGGACTATGTTCTGCCAATTGGTGTTTCCTGAAACACAACCGACTCCGGGGACTTGTCCAACGGAGCTAGAAGAAATGGCAAGAGGGATCACACAAAAATCAGGTGGTCTACTTTCTGTGATCCAGTTGCTTGCTGGGGTCTTGCGGGGAGACAAGAACCGTCAAGTTTGGAAAAAACGTCTTCGCCAATTGGAGGAATTAGATAAATCTTATAGAGATGATACAGTAAAAGCAATATTGCTCAGTTATGATGCATTGGATTTACCTGTTAAATCATGCTTCTTATATTTCGGTATTTTCCCCAAAGACGATGAGATTCCATTGAAGAGGGTCATTCAGTTATGGGTTGCTGAAGGGTTGGTGGAGGAGACTCCAGAGAAAACAGCGACAGAAGTTTCCATGGCCTACTTACAAGAGCTCATCGACAAGGAATTGATCCAACCTGGAAATCTCGATGCTAAAGGAGATCTAAAATCTTGTAAATTTGATGATCAAGTTCGCAGTGTAGTGCTTGATATCATTAATGGATCCAATAAGCGATACTCTGTTAATGCCACAGACAATGGATCCTCTGGAAATGTAGTTATGCCAAGTTTAAGTTTGCATCTCCTTTCCATTCAGGGTGGGGATGTTGAAGACATAATAACATCATCATACAAAAAAAAGGCTGCAAGTGTACGCTCTTGCATCATATCTGGAATGGGTAAGTTACAATACTCAACTATGCGTCGATGCCTTTCGGAATTTCAACTCTTAAGAGTGTTGGACTTGGATCTCCAAGGCTCAGAGATCAAAGCCTTGCCCAACAGCTTGGGTACTCTAATTCTTCTAGTATATCTAAGACTGGAGGGCTCAAAGCTGGAGGAGATTCCTGCCTCTGCTTTGAAGAATCTGATCCGTTTGAGATACCTGGGGTTGAGGAGAAGCGGAATTAGAGAGCTTCCTGCTACCTTGTTACAGCTGAAGGAACTTCACACCTTGGATGTGAGAGAGACAAAAGTGAGGAGATTGCCCTGTTGCATGTCCCAACTTCTTAGCTATAATCTGCGGCACATACATCTTTGTAGTTCTTTTAGAAGAGAAGTTGTGGAGATGCCACTTGGAAAATTGACGGAACAACCACCACTCCAACTCCAAACACTTGCGGGCGTGAGAGCTACTACCAGCTTGATAGAGGAACTGGGAAGATGGACCCAACTCCGAAAACTGTCCATGGGAAGAGTAGCAGAAGCTGATTCTGAAAAGTTGTGTGCTTCCATTGACAGGATGAACTTCCTTCGATCACTATCTATAAAATGTGGGAAAAAAGGGACGCTACATATGGGATTTTTGGCACACTCCTCAACAAAACTCGACACATTAAGGATTGGAGGTTCGGTTGTGGCCTTGGACTCTGCAATGAAATGCTTCCCATTCCTTTGTCGCTTATTCTTGTGGGACAATCTCTTACCATATGATCCTCTTCCAATGCTACAAGATCTTTGTAACCTCACGGTCCTCAGCTTGACTAACACTTTCCTAGGAAATGAAATAAACTGTGATACTGGTTTTCCTGGGCTAAAGAGACTCTCCATCTTCCAGCTGAGAAATCTAAAGCATTGGCAAATAAATGGAGGAATGGAAAAGCTTGAGTTTCTTTCCTTTGGGCATTGTCCAGATTTGAAAATGCCGCCTCAAGGCCTTGGAAACCTCCCTAGTCTCCAACTTGTGATGGTTGCAGGAATGGATGAGGATTTTAACGAGAAGATGGAGAGGATTGGCAATGATTCAAAAGATCGTTTCAAGGTCCGTCACATTCCATTATTCAAGCATGATTTCGG AGCCACCGAGCAAGAGCCCGGGACAAAGAATGAAGAAGTTTCAGAGGATGCTG GCTCTAGAGGGTCCTTGCCGACATCTTACTTGGAGATACATGACTCTTCTAATAGTAAGTCAAATGAGGAGAGTTTGCCTCCAGCGTCGGCTTCGTGA
- the LOC122057485 gene encoding uncharacterized protein LOC122057485 produces the protein MALNQRTLKKFWEQWELEISILSSLLLQIILILFANLRKRRSSKWVAFVLWMAYLAADWVATFSLGVISSTLNDPDPHYNRDILAFWTPFLLLHLGGPETITAFSLQDSQLWLRHLLSLIFQVIAAAYIFMRSLNTHSKLFRPTMFVLAAGVLKYGERTWSLKQSSTDDLRISLIKKRDPGPDYAAVMEDFSSDLRTGNPGMLTVRRENQSQPEYYIVMKGLVNNNSNADPIEQIPEELLLYGVYHFFETFKRLFVDLILTFQDRNYSRSIFCKCQSTLAYKMIETELSYAYDMLYTKALVAHTKLGRIFRVFSSCSTLIGFCFFFSTVKQNDYKDKDIVVSYVLLIGALSIEFVTIGMLIFSDWTVVMLRKSNSKWLEKQVFHVLSTFRRLFSEEHHRWSNQMGQYSLLSYTVDQKPKHKHLENFLDALGLKEMWVECKYIKYRKVSEELKDLIFKNLKDKSEDPKMKEGDERLKTLNTRQGQWAMKLPEDCSLLQWSIDAEFDESLLMWHLATDICYELQKIMNSSKKEEDSDQESQKRMSSRYISRYLLYLLLSRPSTMSSIAGLAIIRHGDTCEEVKRFFKEERVVAGDMSDSIESLMAVHMYVRPEEVKGDKSKSILWDAVKLAGELQELPEDKRWEIASNVWIEMLSYAARHCTGNYHAQTLSAGGELLTFVWLLEAHLGMGGHYQIKSGEFTTSYTAER, from the coding sequence ATGGCATTGAATCAACGTACATTGAAGAAATTCTGGGAACAGTGGGAACTCGAAATCTCAATTTTGTCAAGCTTGCTCCTACAGATCATCCTAATTCTCTTTGCAAACCTTAGAAAAAGAAGGTCCTCCAAATGGGTCGCTTTTGTTCTTTGGATGGCTTATCTAGCTGCAGATTGGGTGGCCACATTCTCTCTAGGCGTCATCTCAAGCACCCTCAATGATCCAGATCCCCACTATAACCGGGACATCCTTGCTTTCTGGAcacctttccttcttcttcacttaGGTGGCCCTGAAACCATCACAGCTTTCTCTTTGCAAGACAGCCAGCTTTGGTTGCGCCATCTTCTTTCCCTGATTTTTCAAGTTATAGCTGCAGCCTACATCTTTATGAGGTCACTGAATACGCACAGCAAGCTCTTTCGCCCAACTATGTTTGTGCTTGCTGCGGGTGTTCTCAAGTATGGGGAAAGGACTTGGTCACTCAAGCAGTCTAGCACCGATGATCTCAGAATCTCGTTGATCAAGAAACGTGACCCGGGGCCTGACTACGCTGCGGTCATGGAGGATTTCTCATCTGATCTCAGGACAGGAAACCCAGGGATGTTAACTGTCCGAAGGGAGAACCAGAGCCAACCTGAGTATTACATAGTAATGAAGGGGTTAGTGAATAATAATTCCAACGCCGACCCAATAGAACAAATCCCAGAAGAACTACTACTGTATGGAGTTTATCACTTCTTTGAAACCTTCAAACGCCTCTTTGTTGATCTGATACTCACCTTTCAAGATCGCAACTACAGCAGATCCATCTTCTGTAAGTGCCAGTCAACTCTAGCTTACAAAATGATTGAGACTGAATTGAGTTACGCTTACGACATGCTCTACACAAAAGCACTAGTAGCTCATACTAAACTAGGCCGCATCTTCCGTGTGTTCAGTTCTTGTTCAACTCTAATtggtttctgtttcttcttctctactgTTAAGCAAAATGATTACAAGGATAAAGACATTGTGGTATCCTACGTGTTACTCATTGGGGCTTTATCGATTGAGTTTGTCACAATTGGAATGCTAATTTTCTCAGATTGGACTGTTGTTATGTTACGAAAGTCCAATTCAAAATGGCTTGAGAAGCAAGTATTCCATGTCCTTTCCACATTCCGTCGGCTCTTCAGTGAGGAACACCACCGCTGGTCTAATCAAATGGGTCAGTACAGTTTGCTGAGCTATACCGTGGATCAAAAGCCCAAGCACAAGCACTTAGAAAATTTTCTAGATGCCTTGGGGCTAAAGGAAATGTGGGTTGAGTGCAAGTACATCAAATACAGAAAGGTAAGTGAAGAACTGAAGGATCTAATCTTCAAAAATCTTAAGGATAAATCGGAAGACCCAAAAATGAAGGAAGGAGACGAGCGTCTCAAGACTCTCAACACCCGCCAAGGTCAGTGGGCAATGAAGCTTCCGGAGGACTGTTCATTGCTACAATGGAGCATCGATGCCGAATTTGATGAGAGCCTTCTTATGTGGCATCTAGCCACAGATATATGCTATGAGCTACAGAAAATTATGAATTcgtcaaaaaaagaagaagattcagATCAGGAAAGCCAAAAAAGAATGTCTAGTAGATACATATCACGTTATTTGCTATATCTCCTGCTTTCAAGGCCGTCTACAATGTCTTCCATAGCAGGGTTAGCTATTATTAGACATGGAGATACATGCGAAGAGGTTAAAAGGTTCTTTAAGGAAGAAAGAGTAGTGGCCGGGGATATGTCTGATTCTATTGAATCGCTAATGGCAGTTCATATGTATGTTCGACCGGAGGAAGTGAAGGGAGACAAAAGCAAGTCCATATTGTGGGATGCAGTTAAACTAGCCGGAGAATTGCAAGAGTTGCCGGAAGATAAAAGGTGGGAGATTGCAAGCAACGTGTGGATTGAGATGCTGTCTTACGCTGCACGTCACTGCACAGGTAACTACCATGCTCAGACGTTATCTGCTGGAGGGGAACTTCTCACTTTTGTGTGGCTTCTTGAGGCACATCTTGGCATGGGAGGACACTACCAAATAAAATCTGGTGAGTTCACAACTAGCTATACTGCAGAAAGGTAA